From a region of the Rhinopithecus roxellana isolate Shanxi Qingling chromosome 8, ASM756505v1, whole genome shotgun sequence genome:
- the TRIR gene encoding telomerase RNA component interacting RNase isoform X1, with the protein MAARGRRAEPPAREAPGPAGGGGGGSRWAESGPGTSPESGDEEVSGAGSSPVSGGVNLFANDGSFLELFKRKMEEEQRQRQEEPPPGPQRPDQSAAAAGPGDPKRKGGPGSTLSFVGKRRGGNKLALKTGIVAKKQKTEDEVLTSKGDAWAKYMAEVKKYKAHQCGDDDKTRPLVK; encoded by the exons ATGGCTGCCCGAGGGAGACGGGCGGAGCCTCCAGCCCGGGAGGCGCCGGGCCCCGCGGGCGGTGGGGGTGGCGGGAGCCGTTGGGCTGAGTCGGGACCGGGGACGTCGCCCGAGAGCGGGGACGAGGAGGTGTCGGGCGCGGGTTCGAGCCCCGTATCGGGCGGCGTGAACTTGTTCGCCAACGATGGCAGCTTCCTGGAGCTGTTCAAGCGGAAGATGGAGGAGGAGCAGCGGCAGCGGCAGGAGGAGCCGCCCCCGGGTCCGCAGCGACCCGACCAGTCGGCCGCCGCCGCTGGCCCCGGGGATCCGAAGAGGAAGGGCGGTCCGGGCTCCACACTTAGCTTC GTGGGCAAACGCAGAGGCGGGAACAAACTAGCCCTCAAGACGGGAATAGTAGCCAAGAAGCAGAAGACGGAGGATGAG GTATTAACAAGTAAAGGTGACGCGTGGGCCAAGTATATGGCAGAAGTGAAAAAGTACAAAGCCCACCAGTGCGGTGACGATGATAAAACTCGGCCCCTGGTGAAATGA
- the TRIR gene encoding telomerase RNA component interacting RNase isoform X2, which yields MAARGRRAEPPAREAPGPAGGGGGGSRWAESGPGTSPESGDEEVSGAGSSPVSGGVNLFANDGSFLELFKRKMEEEQRQRQEEPPPGPQRPDQSAAAAGPGDPKRKGGGQTQRREQTSPQDGNSSQEAEDGG from the exons ATGGCTGCCCGAGGGAGACGGGCGGAGCCTCCAGCCCGGGAGGCGCCGGGCCCCGCGGGCGGTGGGGGTGGCGGGAGCCGTTGGGCTGAGTCGGGACCGGGGACGTCGCCCGAGAGCGGGGACGAGGAGGTGTCGGGCGCGGGTTCGAGCCCCGTATCGGGCGGCGTGAACTTGTTCGCCAACGATGGCAGCTTCCTGGAGCTGTTCAAGCGGAAGATGGAGGAGGAGCAGCGGCAGCGGCAGGAGGAGCCGCCCCCGGGTCCGCAGCGACCCGACCAGTCGGCCGCCGCCGCTGGCCCCGGGGATCCGAAGAGGAAGGGCG GTGGGCAAACGCAGAGGCGGGAACAAACTAGCCCTCAAGACGGGAATAGTAGCCAAGAAGCAGAAGACGGAGGATGA